The DNA sequence ACGACCGCACTGATCCCGTTCCTCGAGCACGACGACGGCACGCGGGCTCTGATGGGGTCCAACATGCAGACCCAGGCCGTACCGCTGATTCGGCCAGAGGCACCCCTCGTGGGCACCGGGGTCGAGCACCGCGTGGCCACCGATTCCGGCGCGGTCGTCGTCGCCGAGGAAGACGGGGTCGTCGAGTCGGTGTCGGCCGATGAGATCGTGGTCCGGGGCAGCCGGCGCATCGCGTACCGGCTGACAAAGTTCCGGCGCAGCAACCAGGGGACGTGCATCAACCAGCGCCCAATCGTGCGCTCCGGGCAGGAAGTCCACGCGGGCGAGATCCTCGCCGACGGGCCGTCGACCGACGGGGGCGAGCTGGCGCTGGGCCACAACGTCCTGGTCGCGTTCATGCCGTGGGAAGGATACAACTACGAGGACGCGATCCTAATCAGCGAGCGGCTGGTGAAGAAAGACCTGTTCACCAGCATCCACATCGAGGAGTACGAGGTCGAGGCCCGCGACACGAAGCTGGGGCCCGAGGAGATCACCCGGGACATCCCCAACATCGCCGAGGACGCTTTGCGCGACCTGGACGAGCGGGGGATCGTGCGCATCGGCGCCGAGGTACGTGCCGGCGACATCCTCGTCGGGAAGGTGACTCCCAAGGGCGAGACGGAGCTGACCGCCGAGGAGCGGCTGCTGCGCGCGATCTTCGGAGAAAAGGCGCGCGAGGTGCGCGACACCTCCCTGAAGGTGCCGCACGGGGAGAAGGGGAAGGTCGTCGGCGTCAAGGTGTTCAGCCGTGAGAACGGAGACGAGCTGTCGCCCGGCGTCAATCAGCTGGTCCGCGTCTACGTCGCCCAGAAGCGCAAGATCACGGTCGGCGACAAGATGGCCGGCCGCCACGGCAACAAGGGCGTCATCTCCCGCATCGTCCCTGAGGAGGACATGCCGTATCTGCCCGACGGGACGCCGGTGGACATCGTCCTGAACCCGCTGGGTGTGCCGAGCCGGATGAACGTCGGCCAGGTCCTTGAGACGCACCTGGGCTGGGTATGCGAGCAGATCGGCTTCTACGCGGAGGTGCCGGTGTTCGACGGCGCCCGCGAGTCGGAGATCGAGAACCTCCTGGAGCGCGCGGATCTTCCGCGCTCCGGGAAGATCCACCTGCGCGACGGCCGCACCGGGCTGCTGTTCGACCAGCCGTGCACGGTCGGACAGATCTACATGATGAAGCTGCTGCACCTGGTCGAGGACAAGATCCACGCGCGGTCCACCGGACCCTACAGCCTCATCACCCAGCAGCCGCTGGGGGGCAAGGCGCAGTTCGGCGGTCAGCGGTTCGGGGAGATGGAGGTCTGGGCGCTGGAGGCCTACGGCGCGGCGAGCACGCTGCAGGAGCTGCTGACCGTCAAGAGCGACGACGTTGTCGGCCGGGTGAAGACCTACGAGGCGATCGTCAAGGGGGAGAACATCCAGGAGCCCGGCGTGCCAGAGTCGTTCAAGGTCCTCATCAAAGAGCTGCAGGCCCTGTGTCTGGATGTCAAGGTCCTCAGCGAGGACCAGCGGGAGATCGAACTCAAGGAGATCGAAGAGGACGTCGTCGAGACGCAGCGCTCGCTGGGGATCAACCTCGAAGGCGAGGAAGCGCTGCTGGAGGAGCCGATCTAGTCAGAACCGTCCTGGAGGAGTCCAGTGCAGGACGTCAACAACTTCGATGCGGTGAAAATCGGCCTCGCCTCGCCCGAACAGATCCGGATGTGGTCCCGCGGCGAGGTCAAGAAGCCGGAGACGATCAACTACCGCACGCTGAAGCCCGAGCGTGACGGTCTGTTCTGCGAGCGGATCTTTGGGCCGCAGAAGGACTGGGAGTGCCACTGCGGCAAGTACAAGCGCATTCGCTACAAGGGCATCATCTGCGACCGGTGCGGGGTGGAGGTGACCCGGGCCAAGGTGCGCCGGGAGCGGATGGGCCACATCGAGCTGGCCGCGCCCGTCTGCCACATCTGGTACCTGAAGGGCGTCCCCAGCCGGATCGGGCTGCTGTTGGACATCTCCCCGCGGTCGCTGGAGCGGGTCGTCTACTTCGCCGCCTACCTGGTCATCGACCCCGGCTCGGTGAAGGAGCTGCAGAAGAAGCAGCTGCTGACCGAGAACGAGTACCGCGAGCTGCGCGAGAAGTACGGCAACGCCTTCCGGGCTGCCATGGGGGCCGAGGCTGTCAAGGAGCTGCTCGTGGAGATGGACCTCGATCAGGAGGCCAAGCGCCTGCGTGCGGAGATCGCCAGCAGCACCGGCCAGAAGCGGATCAAGATCCTCAAGCGACTGGAGGTCGTAGAGGCATTCCGCAAGAGCGGCAATCGTCCAGAGTGGATGATCCTCGACGTGATCCCCGTGATCCCACCGGATCTGCGGCCCATGGTACAGCTGGACGGAGGGAGGTTCGCGACCAGCGACCTCAACGACCTGTACCGAAGGGTGATCAACCGGAACAACCGGCTGAAGCGGTTGCTGGACCTGGGGGCGCCCGAGATCATCGTCCGCAACGAGAAGCGGATGCTGCAGGAGGCGGTGGACGCGTTGATCGACAACGGGCGCCGCGGCCGGCCCGTGACCGGTCCGAACAACCGCCCCCTGAAGTCGCTGAGCGATCTGCTGAAGGGCAAGCAGGGCCGATTCCGGCAGAACCTGCTGGGCAAGCGGGTGGACTACTCCGGGCGCTCGGTGATCGTCGTCGGACCCAAACTCAAGCTGCACCAGTGCGGTCTGCCTAAGGAGATGGCGATCGAGCTGTTCAAGCCGTTCGTCATGAAGAAGCTCGTCGAGCGCAACCTGGCCCAGAACATCAAGAACGCCAAGCGCATGGTGGAGCGGCAGCGGCCGGAGGTGTGGGACGTGCTGGAGGACGTGGTGCGCGAGCACCCCGTGCTGCTGAACCGTGCTCCGACGCTCCACCGGCTCGGGATCCAGGCGTTCGAGCCCGTGCTGATCGAGGGCAAGGCGATCCAGATCCATCCGCTGGTGTGCACCGCGTACAACGCGGACTTCGACGGAGACCAGATGGCCGTGCACGTGCCCCTGGGGGCGGCGGCGCAGGCCGAGGCGCGCATCCTGATGCTGTCCGCGTACAACATCCTGCTGCCGGCGTCCGGGAAGGCCGTCGCGAGTCCGCAGCGTGACATCATCCTCGGCTGTTACTACCTGACGCAGGAGAAAGAGGGCGTGCGCGGAGAGGGCAAGGTGTTCTCCACCCCCGCCGAGGCCGTGCTGGCCTACGAACACGGCACCGTGGACGTGCACGCTCGGGTCAAGGTTCGGCTGGCCCCGGGAACGGAGCCCATCGAGACGACCGTCGGACGCATCATCTTCAACGAGGCGATCCCCGAGGAACTGCGGTTCGTGGACCAGGTCTGCGACCGAAAGATCCTGTCGCAGATCGTCTCCGACGCCTACACGCGGCTGGGGCCGACGAAGACCGCCCAGCTTTTGGACGCGCTGAAGGACCTCGGATTCCGGTTCGCCACACAGTCGGGTCTGAGCATCGCGATGGCGGACATCGTCCCGCCCCCCGAAAAGGAGCGCCTGCTGGCCGAAGCGCAAAGGCGCGTGGACACGATCGATACCCAGTACCGGCGGGGGCTCATCACCGACGAGGAGCGCTACCTCCGGACGGTGGACGTCTGGAACGAGGCGACCGAGGCGGTCACGAATGCGATGCTCAAGCACTTCGACGTTTTCAACCCGCTGTACATGATGGCGCTCAGCGGTGCGCGGGGAAACATCCAGCAGATCCGGCAGCTCGCCGGGATGCGGGGCCTGTTCACCGATCCGTCGGGTCGGATCATCGAGATCCCGATCAAGAGCAACTTCCGCGAGGGCCTCACCGTCCTCGAGTACTTCATCGGGATGCACGGGCAGCGCAAGGGGCTGGCGGACACCGCGATCCGTACGAGCGAGTCCGGATATCTGACCCGGCGCCTGGTCGACGTCGCCCAGGACGTCATCATCCGCGAGGAGGACTGCGGCACGGCTCGCTATGTAATCATGGAGCCGATCCGCGAGGGCGACGAGGTCACCGTTCCCCTGCGCGATCGGATCACTGGGCGTGTGGCGGCGGACGACGTCGTGCCGTCTCGGCACCGCAAACCGCTGGTGGCCGCCGGCGAAGAGATCACGGAAGAACTCGCCGAAGCGATCGAAGAGGCCGGCATCACCGCGGTGCCCGTGCGGTCGGTGCTCACCTGCGAGACGCGCTACGGGGTGTGCAGCAAGTGCTACGGCCGCAACCTGGCGACCGGCAAGCCCGTGGAGATCGGAGAGGCGGTGGGCATCATCGCCGCTCAGTCCATCGGCGAGCCGGGCACCCAGCTCACGATGAGGACGTTCCACACGGGCGGGGTGGCCGGGTTCGACATCACGCAGGGTCTGCCGCGCGTGGAGGAGCTGTTCGAGGCGCGCAAGCCCAAGGGGCAGGCACTCATCGCGGAGATCTCCGGGAAGGTCTCGATCGAGGAAGCGAGGGTGCGCAAGATCGTGATCGCGACCAAGGATCGCAGGGTGGAGTACAACGTGCCGTTCGGGCAACGGTTGCTCGTCCAGGACGGCGACCGGGTGGAGGCCGGGCAGCGCCTGACCGAGGGGTCGGCGAACCCGCACGACATCCTGCGGATCCAGGGCGTGGAGGCGGTGCAGCGGTACCTGGTACAGGAGATCCAGGGCGTCTATCGGTCGCAGGGCGTCGAGATCAACGACAAGCACATCGAGGTGATCGTCCGCCAGATGCTGCGTCGGGTGAAGGTCCGCGACGAGGGCGACACGGAGCTGCTGCCAGGCGAGGTGGTGGACCTGTTCACCCTGCGCGAGGAGAACCGCCGCGTGGAGGAGCGGGGCGGCCGGCCGGCGACCTACGACCCGGTGCTGATGGGGATCACGAAGGCGTCGCTGGCGACCGAATCGTTCCTGTCGGCCGCGTCGTTCCAGGAGACGGCCCGGGTGCTCACCGATGCGGCGACCCGGGGCAAGGTGGATCCGCTGATCGGGCTGAAGGAGAACGTCATCATCGGCAAGCTGATCCCGGCCGGCACGGGGATGGCCCGCTACCGTCAGATCAAGGTGGCGGCACAGCTCTGAGCCCGTCGGACAACGCACACGAGGGGGCCCGGATCCGCAGAGGACCCGTGGCCCCCTGCTCTCGGGTGCACCCCGTTGCCCCGAGGGCGGTGAACTGATGCGGTCGGTCTTCGCTCACGTCCCCGCCGAAGGCATCGCCACGCTGGGGTGGCACGACTGGAACCCAGACCCCCTGGTCGTCCTCGGGTTGGCTGCCATCACCCTCCTGTACCACCTGCATCCGAGGATCCAGCCGCGCCACGGTCACGTCGTGGCGTTCTGGGCGGCCCAGGCCGCTTTGGTCGTCGCGCTGCTCTCGCCGCTGGAGGTGGGGGCGGCCTACCTGTTCTGGCTGCACATGCTGCAGCACTTGATCCTGACCCTTGTTGCGGCACCGCTGTTCGTCCTCGCCACGCCGGTGGGGTTCTTGGGGTGGCTGTCGCGACGTCCGCTCGTCGGTGCGGTGCTGGACTTCCTGTGGGCACCCTGGCCGGCGCTGGTCGGGTACAATGCGGTCTTCCTGTTCTGGCACCTCCCGCCCGCGTACAACCTCACGCTGCACAGCAACGCGGTGCACGTCGTACAGCATCTGACGTTCTTGGCATCGGCGGTCGTCTTCTGGGGCGTCGTGCTGGGGTCGGCGCCCCGTCGGATCCCCTACGGGGTTCGGATCGCCGTCGTGGTTGCCACAGCGGTGGTGCAGTTCATCCCCGCCTTCGTGATCGCACTGTCGGACCGCGTGCTCTATGCATACGCGGACGCCCCGCGCCTGTGGGGTTGGTCGGCCTTGGACGACCAGCGGTTCGGCGGGGCACTGATGTGGGTGCTGATGAACCTCGCGTACGTGACCGCGGCGCTTGCCCTGCTCGTCCCCGCCCTGCGCCAGGAGGGCACACGCCGCGGCGCCCACCACGCATGAAGGGAAGGTGCCCCGACGGAGGTGACCGGTGCCTGGATGAGTCGAGTCAGAACAACAGCAGCGCGTCCGGCCAGAGGGCGAAGTACAGGACGACGATCAGGATCATCGGCAGACCGATCATGTACGTGAGCGTCCGGCGCTCGAACTTCAGGTGCATGAAGTAGGCCATGATGAGCACCGCCTTCGCGATCGCCATGCCCACCAACCCGAGCACCATGAGCACCCGCGGGATGTGGAGGAAGGTGATCCCGACCTCGGCAATCGTGATGATCAGCAGCCAGAACCACGTCGTGCCGTAGACGCGATAGCCGTGATCCTCGGCGTGCGGCCCGCTCGGATGTGCCTGCGGTTCCATCGACCCCTCCGCTCCTCCGTCTTCCGCCGCTAGATCAGGTACATCAACGTGAACACGAACACCCACACCAGATCGACGAAGTGCCAGTACAGCCCTGCGTTCTCGACGCGGTCGGCGCGCGTCTGCAGGTCCACGGGGATCGGCTGTGGGGAGCCCTCTTCGACGACCTCCACCGCTTCGGCGGGCAGCATCGCGGCGTTGTTGGTGGTCTTGCCGGGAACGAGGACGACGAGTTTGCCCCACGATGGGTGCACGCGTTCGACCGTCGTCTCCGCCCGATCCGGCTGCGTGAGCAGGCGGACCTTCGCGCCGGGGTCGATGCGGCGGCCGGCGTGGTCGCGCAGGGGGTGGCGCCACGCCTCGAGTTCATGCCGTTCGCGCCGCGCCCGCAAAAAGACGTACATGAGGTAGATGACGCCGCTGGTGACGTGGCTGCCGTGGAACCCCGTGATGATGAAGAACGTGGCACTGAACGCCGGAACGCCCCAGGGATTGGATCCCAGCCGCGCTCCCTCGTGGATGAAGTGCGTCCACTCGTAGGCCTGCATGCCCAAGAAGGTTAGGCCGCCCAGGATCGTCAGCAACAGGAACCGCTCCACGAGGAGGTGGTCGCCGCGCTTGGCGGCGTGCACCGCGACGGCCATCGTCGCGCTGCTAGTGATCAGGATGAACGTCATCGTGCCAACCAGCTCCAGTCCGAACACCTCGGCCTGGTGCGGCCAGGTCCCGGCGACCGCCCGCGCGGCGCCGTAGGCGGCCAGCAGGCCGCCGAACGTGAAGGCGTCGGAGAGGATGAAGACCCACATCATGAGCTTTCCCCACCCGATGCCGAAGGGGGAGACGCCGCCGCCCCACTGTCCTGCGGGCCGGCGTTGTGCGACCGCCTGTGCCATCTAGAACCTCCTGAACCCGCACCCGGCCCGCCGACGGCGGTCGGGTAGGCGGTGGATCGGCATCAGATCCAGAAGAGTACGGTGAACAGGTAGATCCACAGGCCGGCGAGGAAGTGCCAGTAGATGGCAAGCCCGTCCGCGGCCGCCCGCAGCGTCCTGTCGTGCCGAGCAGCCCGCCCGGCGACCAGAGCCATCCCCGCGAACCCCCCGAGCAGGTGCACAACGTGCGCACCCGTCAGGAGGTAGAAGTACGAGCTGTGCGGGTTGGTTGCGAGGTAGACGCCCGCAGCCGCCAGGGTCTGCCAGGTGGCGAACTGGCCGACCACGAACGCCACTCCGAACCCCACCGCCCAGCGAAGCCGGCGGCCGAGGGCCGCGGTGTCGCCAAATCGCAGCGCCGCGCGGGCCCGTTCGACCGCCAGGCTGCTGGCGGCGATCGCCACGGTCGTCAGCCACAGCATCGGCGGAGCCGAAATCGCGGCCCACTCTCCGGAGGCCCTGCGGACCAGCAGCGCGCTGGTGAGCGCGACAAAGAACATCGCTATCGCGCCGACCAGCAGCCACGTCGCCATCGGCACGGCGCGCGGCGGCGTCCAGGCCAACCCGTGCCCCGAACCGTCGCCATC is a window from the Armatimonadota bacterium genome containing:
- a CDS encoding cytochrome C oxidase subunit IV family protein, translating into MEPQAHPSGPHAEDHGYRVYGTTWFWLLIITIAEVGITFLHIPRVLMVLGLVGMAIAKAVLIMAYFMHLKFERRTLTYMIGLPMILIVVLYFALWPDALLLF
- the rpoC gene encoding DNA-directed RNA polymerase subunit beta' — encoded protein: MQDVNNFDAVKIGLASPEQIRMWSRGEVKKPETINYRTLKPERDGLFCERIFGPQKDWECHCGKYKRIRYKGIICDRCGVEVTRAKVRRERMGHIELAAPVCHIWYLKGVPSRIGLLLDISPRSLERVVYFAAYLVIDPGSVKELQKKQLLTENEYRELREKYGNAFRAAMGAEAVKELLVEMDLDQEAKRLRAEIASSTGQKRIKILKRLEVVEAFRKSGNRPEWMILDVIPVIPPDLRPMVQLDGGRFATSDLNDLYRRVINRNNRLKRLLDLGAPEIIVRNEKRMLQEAVDALIDNGRRGRPVTGPNNRPLKSLSDLLKGKQGRFRQNLLGKRVDYSGRSVIVVGPKLKLHQCGLPKEMAIELFKPFVMKKLVERNLAQNIKNAKRMVERQRPEVWDVLEDVVREHPVLLNRAPTLHRLGIQAFEPVLIEGKAIQIHPLVCTAYNADFDGDQMAVHVPLGAAAQAEARILMLSAYNILLPASGKAVASPQRDIILGCYYLTQEKEGVRGEGKVFSTPAEAVLAYEHGTVDVHARVKVRLAPGTEPIETTVGRIIFNEAIPEELRFVDQVCDRKILSQIVSDAYTRLGPTKTAQLLDALKDLGFRFATQSGLSIAMADIVPPPEKERLLAEAQRRVDTIDTQYRRGLITDEERYLRTVDVWNEATEAVTNAMLKHFDVFNPLYMMALSGARGNIQQIRQLAGMRGLFTDPSGRIIEIPIKSNFREGLTVLEYFIGMHGQRKGLADTAIRTSESGYLTRRLVDVAQDVIIREEDCGTARYVIMEPIREGDEVTVPLRDRITGRVAADDVVPSRHRKPLVAAGEEITEELAEAIEEAGITAVPVRSVLTCETRYGVCSKCYGRNLATGKPVEIGEAVGIIAAQSIGEPGTQLTMRTFHTGGVAGFDITQGLPRVEELFEARKPKGQALIAEISGKVSIEEARVRKIVIATKDRRVEYNVPFGQRLLVQDGDRVEAGQRLTEGSANPHDILRIQGVEAVQRYLVQEIQGVYRSQGVEINDKHIEVIVRQMLRRVKVRDEGDTELLPGEVVDLFTLREENRRVEERGGRPATYDPVLMGITKASLATESFLSAASFQETARVLTDAATRGKVDPLIGLKENVIIGKLIPAGTGMARYRQIKVAAQL
- a CDS encoding cytochrome c oxidase assembly protein; this encodes MRSVFAHVPAEGIATLGWHDWNPDPLVVLGLAAITLLYHLHPRIQPRHGHVVAFWAAQAALVVALLSPLEVGAAYLFWLHMLQHLILTLVAAPLFVLATPVGFLGWLSRRPLVGAVLDFLWAPWPALVGYNAVFLFWHLPPAYNLTLHSNAVHVVQHLTFLASAVVFWGVVLGSAPRRIPYGVRIAVVVATAVVQFIPAFVIALSDRVLYAYADAPRLWGWSALDDQRFGGALMWVLMNLAYVTAALALLVPALRQEGTRRGAHHA
- a CDS encoding cytochrome c oxidase subunit 3; the protein is MTITVREIKPPAPPRRRPPGDGDGSGHGLAWTPPRAVPMATWLLVGAIAMFFVALTSALLVRRASGEWAAISAPPMLWLTTVAIAASSLAVERARAALRFGDTAALGRRLRWAVGFGVAFVVGQFATWQTLAAAGVYLATNPHSSYFYLLTGAHVVHLLGGFAGMALVAGRAARHDRTLRAAADGLAIYWHFLAGLWIYLFTVLFWI
- a CDS encoding cytochrome c oxidase subunit 3 produces the protein MAQAVAQRRPAGQWGGGVSPFGIGWGKLMMWVFILSDAFTFGGLLAAYGAARAVAGTWPHQAEVFGLELVGTMTFILITSSATMAVAVHAAKRGDHLLVERFLLLTILGGLTFLGMQAYEWTHFIHEGARLGSNPWGVPAFSATFFIITGFHGSHVTSGVIYLMYVFLRARRERHELEAWRHPLRDHAGRRIDPGAKVRLLTQPDRAETTVERVHPSWGKLVVLVPGKTTNNAAMLPAEAVEVVEEGSPQPIPVDLQTRADRVENAGLYWHFVDLVWVFVFTLMYLI